Proteins from one Desulfovibrio intestinalis genomic window:
- the ilvC gene encoding ketol-acid reductoisomerase, whose translation MKVYYDQDADLNLLKDKTVAIIGYGSQGHAHAQNLRDSGVKVVVGQRPGGANYELAKEHGFNPVSAAEAAEQADLIMILLPDEVQACVYENDIKPHLTKGKALLFAHGFNIHFCQIQPPKDVDVFLIAPKGPGHLVRRTYTEGGGVPCLVAIHQDATGNALKVALAYAKGVGGARSGVIETTFREETETDLFGEQAVLCGGVSALIKAGFETLVEAGYQPEMAYFECLHEMKLIVDLMYEGGLSRMRYSISNTAEYGDYVTGPRLITDEVKKEMKAVLKDIQSGVFARNFILEARAKYPMFLTTRRNESEHQIEKVGKELRSMMSWLKKDKKD comes from the coding sequence ATGAAAGTCTATTACGATCAGGATGCCGACCTTAATCTCCTGAAAGACAAAACCGTTGCCATCATCGGCTACGGCAGTCAGGGACACGCCCACGCCCAGAACCTGCGCGATTCCGGCGTCAAGGTTGTGGTGGGACAGCGCCCCGGCGGCGCCAACTACGAACTGGCCAAGGAACACGGCTTCAACCCTGTTTCCGCTGCCGAAGCCGCCGAGCAGGCCGACCTGATTATGATTCTGCTGCCTGACGAAGTGCAGGCTTGTGTTTACGAAAACGACATCAAGCCCCACCTCACCAAGGGCAAGGCTCTGTTGTTCGCTCACGGTTTCAACATCCACTTCTGCCAGATCCAGCCCCCCAAGGATGTGGACGTGTTCCTCATCGCCCCCAAGGGCCCCGGCCATCTGGTTCGCCGCACCTACACCGAAGGCGGCGGCGTGCCCTGCCTGGTGGCCATTCATCAGGATGCCACCGGCAATGCCCTCAAGGTAGCCCTGGCCTATGCCAAGGGCGTTGGCGGCGCACGCTCCGGCGTGATCGAAACCACCTTCCGTGAAGAAACCGAAACCGACCTCTTCGGCGAACAGGCCGTGCTTTGCGGCGGCGTTTCCGCCCTCATCAAGGCTGGCTTTGAAACCCTGGTTGAAGCCGGATACCAGCCCGAAATGGCCTACTTTGAATGCCTGCACGAAATGAAGCTTATCGTTGACCTCATGTACGAGGGCGGCCTTTCACGCATGCGTTACTCCATCAGTAATACCGCGGAATACGGCGACTACGTCACCGGACCCCGCCTCATCACCGATGAAGTGAAAAAAGAAATGAAGGCTGTGCTGAAAGACATTCAGAGCGGCGTATTTGCCCGCAACTTCATTCTTGAAGCCCGCGCCAAGTACCCGATGTTCCTCACCACCCGCCGCAACGAATCTGAACATCAGATCGAAAAAGTGGGCAAGGAACTGCGCAGCATGATGTCCTGGCTTAAAAAGGACAAAAAAGACTAA
- a CDS encoding YdcH family protein: protein MDQHELELLNKYAATDPELKSLWEDHVLYEKQVDKLEGKAFRTPTEEQTLKQLKKQKLEGKTQLMAILDRLKKQG from the coding sequence ATGGATCAGCATGAACTAGAACTCCTAAACAAGTATGCGGCCACTGATCCGGAGCTGAAATCCCTTTGGGAAGATCATGTGCTCTACGAAAAGCAGGTGGATAAGCTTGAAGGCAAGGCCTTCCGCACCCCTACTGAAGAACAGACCTTGAAGCAGCTGAAAAAGCAGAAGCTTGAAGGAAAAACCCAGCTCATGGCAATCCTGGATCGTCTGAAAAAACAGGGTTAG
- the ilvN gene encoding acetolactate synthase small subunit, whose translation MSKRHVLSVLVENEPGVLSRVAGLFSGRGFNIHSLNVAPALEEGVSHMTITTEGDSLILEQIMKQLHKIVSVIKVVDFADIPAVEREMMFVKVQAEGPMRGEILRTVEIFRCKVVDVSPNEMTIEATGNQDKLDAIINLLQRFGIKELARTGSVAIRRSKKTD comes from the coding sequence ATGAGCAAAAGACATGTGCTTTCCGTGCTGGTGGAAAACGAACCGGGCGTGCTTTCCCGCGTGGCGGGGCTGTTCAGCGGCCGCGGCTTCAACATCCACTCGCTGAATGTGGCCCCGGCCCTGGAAGAAGGCGTTTCACACATGACCATCACCACTGAGGGCGACAGCCTGATTTTGGAGCAGATAATGAAACAGCTGCACAAAATCGTTTCTGTCATCAAAGTGGTAGATTTTGCGGATATACCCGCTGTGGAACGCGAAATGATGTTTGTGAAGGTGCAGGCAGAAGGCCCCATGCGGGGCGAAATTCTGCGCACCGTTGAAATATTCCGCTGCAAGGTGGTGGACGTGAGCCCCAATGAAATGACCATTGAGGCCACTGGCAATCAAGACAAGCTTGATGCCATCATCAACCTTTTACAGCGGTTTGGTATCAAGGAACTGGCGCGCACAGGCTCTGTAGCCATCCGCCGTTCCAAAAAGACGGATTAG
- a CDS encoding nucleotide sugar dehydrogenase — protein sequence MVTFEALQQGKETLAVVGLGYVGLPLAVALSRHMKVLGFDISAPRIKELQDGHDRTREVDDVKLQAADVRYTCDPAELKEAAVIIVAVPTPIDDHRSPDLTPVVGASKTVGQHMSKGCVVVYESTVYPGLTEEICVPILERESGLTFGKDFTIGYSPERINPGDKVHTLETITKIVSGSDEPTADLLVKVYGSVVTAGIHRASSIKVAEAAKVIENTQRDLNIALMNELAIIFGRLGIDTLEVLEAAGSKWNFLPFRPGLVGGHCIGVDPYYLTYKAEELGFHPEVILAGRRINDNMGKYVAECVVKRLIKSGRVISGARVGIFGFTFKENVPDLRNTRVVDVIRELEDYGVQVLVSDAEADPAEAMHEYGQTLLPQEDLNNLDAFILTVGHSAYKALTPEKIKSLFAQPDKAVVLDVKSFFDPVAMSGAGIDYWRL from the coding sequence ATGGTGACATTCGAGGCTCTGCAACAAGGCAAGGAAACGCTGGCCGTCGTCGGCCTTGGCTATGTGGGTTTGCCCCTGGCCGTTGCCCTTTCGCGCCACATGAAGGTGCTGGGTTTTGACATCAGCGCCCCCCGCATCAAGGAACTGCAAGACGGACATGACCGCACCCGCGAAGTGGACGACGTCAAGCTGCAGGCAGCTGATGTGCGCTATACCTGCGACCCTGCCGAACTCAAGGAAGCTGCCGTCATCATCGTGGCCGTGCCCACGCCCATTGACGACCACCGCTCCCCTGACCTCACCCCCGTGGTGGGCGCAAGCAAAACCGTTGGCCAGCATATGAGCAAGGGTTGCGTGGTGGTGTACGAATCCACCGTCTATCCCGGCCTGACCGAAGAAATCTGCGTACCCATCCTTGAGCGCGAGTCCGGCCTTACATTTGGCAAGGACTTCACCATCGGCTACTCGCCGGAACGCATCAATCCCGGCGACAAGGTGCATACCCTTGAAACCATCACCAAGATCGTTTCCGGCTCGGACGAACCCACCGCTGATCTGCTGGTGAAGGTCTACGGTTCCGTGGTCACGGCGGGCATCCACCGGGCCTCCAGCATCAAGGTGGCCGAGGCTGCCAAGGTGATTGAAAACACCCAGCGCGACCTCAACATCGCCCTTATGAACGAGCTTGCCATCATCTTTGGCAGACTGGGCATCGACACCCTTGAAGTGCTTGAAGCCGCTGGCAGCAAATGGAACTTCCTGCCCTTCCGTCCCGGCCTTGTGGGCGGGCATTGCATTGGCGTGGACCCCTACTACCTCACCTATAAGGCCGAGGAACTGGGCTTTCACCCCGAAGTTATTCTGGCTGGCCGCCGCATCAACGACAATATGGGCAAATATGTGGCCGAATGCGTGGTCAAACGCCTGATCAAGAGCGGTCGCGTCATCAGCGGCGCCCGTGTGGGCATCTTTGGCTTCACCTTCAAGGAAAATGTGCCGGACCTGCGCAATACCCGCGTGGTGGACGTTATCCGCGAGCTTGAAGATTACGGCGTACAGGTGCTGGTAAGCGATGCCGAGGCCGATCCCGCCGAAGCCATGCACGAATACGGCCAGACCCTGCTGCCTCAGGAAGACCTGAACAATCTGGACGCTTTTATCCTGACGGTGGGACACAGCGCTTACAAGGCTCTGACCCCCGAAAAAATCAAGAGCCTCTTTGCCCAGCCCGACAAAGCCGTGGTGCTGGACGTGAAAAGCTTCTTCGACCCTGTCGCCATGAGCGGCGCGGGCATAGATTACTGGAGGCTGTAA
- a CDS encoding ubiquinone/menaquinone biosynthesis methyltransferase, which produces MAGMFGRIVRFYDLLNRVLSLGLDQYWRKVLARNVRLGDTGVVLDLAAGTLDVSLAIRRQHPTAIVPALDFCPPMLVQGTRKLKGDNTRCILPVAADAKRLPLPDASVDCLTIAFGIRNIIPREAAFAEMLRVLRPGGRACILEFGSGRERIWGGLYNVYLNFLLPRVGRLFSKDPAAYGYLADTIRAFPSAIELEKEMRKAGFSKAWYQKLTSGIVCLHVGEKAK; this is translated from the coding sequence GTGGCCGGCATGTTTGGCCGCATCGTGCGCTTTTATGATTTGCTGAACCGCGTTCTCAGCCTGGGTCTTGACCAGTACTGGCGCAAGGTACTGGCCCGTAACGTGCGCCTGGGCGATACAGGCGTGGTTCTGGATCTGGCCGCAGGCACCCTGGACGTTTCCCTGGCCATACGCCGCCAGCATCCGACCGCCATTGTGCCTGCTCTGGATTTTTGCCCGCCCATGCTGGTGCAGGGCACCCGCAAGCTCAAAGGCGACAACACCCGGTGCATCCTGCCCGTTGCGGCTGACGCCAAGCGTTTGCCCCTGCCCGATGCCTCCGTGGATTGTCTGACCATAGCCTTCGGCATTCGCAATATCATCCCGCGCGAAGCGGCCTTTGCCGAAATGCTGCGCGTGTTGCGCCCCGGCGGGCGGGCCTGCATTCTGGAATTTGGCTCCGGGCGCGAACGTATCTGGGGCGGGCTGTACAACGTATATCTGAATTTTCTGCTGCCCCGCGTTGGCCGTTTGTTTTCCAAAGATCCTGCGGCCTATGGCTATCTGGCCGACACCATCCGCGCTTTTCCTTCGGCCATTGAGCTGGAAAAAGAAATGCGCAAGGCTGGTTTTTCCAAAGCCTGGTACCAAAAGCTCACGTCGGGTATTGTATGCCTGCATGTGGGGGAAAAAGCGAAGTAG
- the pdxT gene encoding pyridoxal 5'-phosphate synthase glutaminase subunit PdxT, with the protein MAARCVGVLALQGAFREHVAAVSSLGVAAREVRQLKDMDGIDAMIIPGGESTTMGKLLNEWHMLEPLRERIQQGMPVYGSCAGLILLCRTIENSDQPRLGVLDATVRRNAFGRQVDSFETYLSIPEVGPDPIPAVFIRAPVIISVGPEVKVLADVKGQAVAVRQNNILATSFHPELTPDTRLHSYFLSMCGK; encoded by the coding sequence ATGGCCGCACGTTGCGTGGGCGTTCTGGCTCTTCAGGGAGCCTTTCGTGAGCATGTAGCCGCTGTGTCCAGCCTGGGCGTGGCGGCTCGCGAAGTGCGCCAGCTCAAGGATATGGACGGCATTGACGCGATGATCATTCCCGGCGGCGAAAGCACCACCATGGGCAAACTGCTCAATGAGTGGCATATGCTGGAGCCCCTGCGGGAACGCATTCAGCAGGGCATGCCCGTTTACGGCAGCTGTGCGGGACTCATCCTGTTGTGCCGCACCATTGAAAACTCCGACCAGCCGCGCCTTGGCGTGCTGGACGCTACTGTGCGGCGCAATGCCTTTGGCCGTCAGGTAGACAGCTTTGAGACCTACCTCAGCATACCTGAAGTCGGCCCGGACCCCATCCCGGCAGTGTTTATTCGCGCTCCCGTGATCATCAGCGTGGGGCCGGAGGTCAAGGTGTTGGCCGATGTGAAGGGGCAGGCCGTTGCGGTTCGTCAGAACAATATTCTGGCAACGTCCTTTCATCCTGAACTGACGCCGGATACACGCTTGCACAGCTACTTTCTGAGTATGTGCGGCAAATAG
- the mqnB gene encoding futalosine hydrolase translates to MSLLICVATGPELAGLLPDFAPPLETGAKSGGSDAPAASTAASWPEMQLWPTRLKTGNALCCITGVGPINAALALGHVLSRAEAEGTPVSAVLNAGLAGAFDLEANPLLSHCLVREEIWPEYGLHDGQSVTAGAFGFPQWQPPQGEAVRDKLTLPGVEALAPFGGKCAEDALPHCRSLTVAGVSASFARAADLRGRYKADLENMEGFAVAYACARQGIPCVEVRSVSNKVGPRAREEKDFPGALRSLAQVLPALNLI, encoded by the coding sequence GTGAGTCTGCTTATCTGCGTCGCTACCGGCCCGGAACTGGCGGGCCTTTTGCCGGATTTTGCACCGCCTTTGGAAACTGGCGCAAAATCCGGCGGCAGCGATGCGCCAGCGGCTTCCACCGCCGCAAGCTGGCCCGAAATGCAGCTCTGGCCAACAAGGCTCAAAACAGGCAATGCCCTGTGCTGCATAACGGGCGTTGGCCCCATCAACGCGGCTTTGGCTCTTGGTCATGTTCTGAGCCGGGCCGAAGCAGAAGGCACGCCCGTAAGCGCGGTGCTCAACGCGGGGCTTGCCGGAGCATTTGACCTTGAGGCCAATCCCCTGCTTTCGCACTGCCTTGTGCGGGAAGAAATCTGGCCCGAGTACGGCCTGCACGACGGACAAAGTGTCACTGCCGGAGCTTTTGGCTTTCCGCAGTGGCAACCCCCGCAAGGCGAGGCCGTGCGGGACAAGTTGACGCTGCCGGGCGTTGAAGCCCTGGCCCCCTTTGGCGGCAAATGCGCAGAAGACGCTCTGCCCCACTGCCGTTCGCTTACGGTAGCTGGCGTCAGCGCCAGTTTTGCCCGAGCCGCAGACTTGCGTGGCCGCTATAAGGCCGACCTGGAAAATATGGAAGGCTTTGCCGTGGCATACGCCTGCGCACGCCAGGGCATTCCCTGTGTGGAAGTACGCAGCGTGTCCAACAAGGTAGGGCCACGCGCCAGGGAAGAAAAAGATTTTCCCGGTGCGCTGCGCTCACTGGCGCAGGTGCTGCCCGCCCTTAACCTTATCTGA
- a CDS encoding DUF2065 family protein, whose amino-acid sequence MEFNIELFLRALGLAVVLEGLCWTLFPGGMRRALLSLLPLPESRLRIVGLAALALGLLLVWLASH is encoded by the coding sequence ATGGAATTTAATATTGAACTCTTTCTTCGCGCCCTGGGCCTTGCCGTAGTGCTTGAGGGGCTGTGCTGGACGCTGTTCCCTGGCGGCATGCGCCGCGCACTGCTGAGTCTTTTGCCCTTGCCTGAAAGCCGCCTGCGAATAGTCGGGCTGGCGGCACTGGCTTTGGGCTTGCTGCTCGTCTGGCTTGCTTCGCACTAG
- a CDS encoding HAD family hydrolase — MSKLFANGLAGVIFDCDGVIVDSRESNNLFYNRVLEHFKLPPMTPEQEDFSFMATAMQALLHIVPPHLHNQISYVTTEVVNYHRDIMPLLRLQPGFVDFIDYLRAKQVRMAVHTNRRLEGIQTVLDIFGLPSYFNPVVAADTAAPKPSPEGTLRICAAWQTLPENVLFVGDSEHDKEAAQGAGVVFAAFNSGSLRGQITATDYPGLRVALDNALLQNSAQA, encoded by the coding sequence ATGAGCAAGCTCTTCGCCAATGGACTTGCGGGAGTCATCTTTGACTGCGACGGTGTCATAGTGGATTCGCGCGAATCCAACAACCTTTTCTATAACCGTGTGCTTGAGCACTTCAAGCTGCCACCCATGACGCCAGAACAGGAAGATTTCAGTTTTATGGCCACTGCCATGCAGGCCCTGTTGCACATTGTTCCGCCGCATCTGCACAATCAGATAAGCTATGTGACCACTGAAGTGGTCAACTATCATCGCGACATTATGCCTCTGCTGCGTTTGCAACCAGGATTTGTTGATTTTATTGATTATCTGCGTGCAAAACAGGTGCGCATGGCCGTGCATACCAACCGCAGGCTTGAAGGAATACAAACGGTTCTGGACATTTTTGGCCTGCCCTCCTATTTTAATCCTGTGGTCGCGGCTGATACGGCTGCGCCCAAACCGTCTCCAGAAGGCACGCTGCGCATCTGCGCTGCATGGCAAACCCTGCCGGAAAACGTGCTTTTTGTTGGCGACAGCGAACATGATAAAGAAGCGGCCCAGGGGGCGGGTGTGGTTTTTGCTGCATTTAACAGTGGCTCTTTGCGGGGGCAGATAACCGCGACAGACTATCCCGGTCTGCGCGTTGCCCTTGACAATGCCCTGCTGCAAAACAGCGCCCAGGCATGA
- the pdxS gene encoding pyridoxal 5'-phosphate synthase lyase subunit PdxS, protein MEQGTIRLKTGLAEMLKGGVIMDVTTPEQAKIAEEAGACAVMALERVPADIRAAGGVARMADPTIVKKIMEVATIPVMAKARIGHFVEARILESMGVDYIDESEVLTPADDKYHIDKRDFTVPFVCGCRNLGEALRRIAEGAAMIRTKGEPGTGNVVEAVRHCRQVMNEVRVLCGMPEAEVANFAKEIGAPLEVCLLVRKEGRLPVVNFAAGGIATPADAALMMHLGCDGVFVGSGIFKSGDPAKRAKAIVQAVTNYQDFAMLAEISRDLGEPMVGIEISTIPSGERMQERGW, encoded by the coding sequence ATGGAACAGGGCACCATCCGCCTGAAGACAGGCCTTGCCGAAATGTTGAAAGGCGGCGTGATTATGGACGTCACCACTCCCGAGCAAGCCAAGATTGCTGAAGAAGCAGGCGCTTGCGCGGTAATGGCGCTGGAACGCGTACCCGCGGACATTCGTGCCGCCGGTGGCGTGGCCCGCATGGCCGATCCCACGATCGTCAAAAAAATCATGGAAGTGGCGACTATTCCCGTCATGGCCAAGGCACGCATCGGCCACTTCGTTGAAGCCCGTATTCTTGAGTCTATGGGTGTGGACTACATTGATGAAAGCGAAGTTCTTACCCCCGCTGACGACAAATATCATATCGACAAGCGCGACTTCACCGTGCCCTTTGTTTGCGGTTGCCGCAACCTGGGTGAAGCCCTGCGCCGCATCGCCGAAGGCGCGGCTATGATCCGTACCAAGGGCGAGCCCGGCACCGGCAACGTAGTTGAAGCCGTGCGCCATTGCCGTCAGGTGATGAACGAAGTGCGTGTCCTTTGCGGCATGCCTGAAGCCGAAGTGGCCAATTTTGCCAAAGAAATCGGCGCTCCTCTTGAAGTGTGCCTGCTCGTGCGCAAAGAAGGCCGCCTGCCCGTGGTCAACTTTGCCGCTGGCGGCATTGCCACCCCGGCTGACGCAGCCCTGATGATGCATCTTGGTTGCGACGGCGTGTTCGTGGGTTCGGGCATCTTCAAGTCCGGCGACCCGGCCAAGCGTGCCAAAGCCATTGTGCAGGCCGTGACCAATTACCAGGATTTCGCCATGCTGGCTGAAATCTCCCGTGACTTGGGCGAACCTATGGTGGGCATTGAAATTTCCACCATTCCTTCGGGTGAGCGTATGCAGGAGCGGGGCTGGTAG
- a CDS encoding YggT family protein, which produces MIVLANTMSAVAMILGSLLSLYFWIVIIAAVLTWVRPDPYNPIVRTLRALTEPVFYRVRKWLPFTYTNGMDFSPVVVLLSIELFNRIVVASLAQYALTMQ; this is translated from the coding sequence ATGATTGTTCTGGCCAATACTATGAGCGCTGTTGCCATGATACTGGGTTCACTGCTGAGCCTGTATTTCTGGATAGTCATTATCGCCGCCGTACTCACCTGGGTGCGGCCTGACCCGTACAATCCCATAGTGCGCACCTTGCGCGCCCTTACTGAACCAGTGTTCTACCGGGTACGCAAATGGTTGCCCTTTACCTATACAAACGGCATGGATTTTTCGCCAGTTGTCGTGCTGCTGTCCATTGAGCTTTTCAACCGCATTGTGGTTGCCTCTCTGGCCCAGTACGCCCTAACCATGCAGTAA
- the ilvB gene encoding biosynthetic-type acetolactate synthase large subunit encodes MECTGAQILLESLKREGVDVLFGYPGGAVIDIYDELPRHQEIRHVLVRHEQGAVHAADGYARASGKVGACLVTSGPGATNTVTGIATAYSDSIPLVVITGQVPTQLIGNDAFQEVDIVGITRPCTKHNFLVKDINKLALTIRQAFYLARTGRPGPVLVDLPKDIMQAKAEFVWPEDVYMRSYNPTYKPNLNQLRRSVEELAKAERPVILAGGGVIMSNAADALTSLARKLQIPVTCSLMGLGAFPATDPLWLGMVGMHGTYAANLAINNADVLVCVGARFDDRVTGKLAGFAPKARIVHIDIDPTSIRKNVEVQVPVVGDCRLALEGMAEICDAKLEGKDWASEHAAWLEAVREWKTSKPLCYQKNHNIKPQEVIETLYELANGDAIIATEVGQHQMWVAQFYTFTKPRTLLTSGGLGTMGYGFPASIGAQFAFPDKKVITVAGDGSLQMNIQELGTVVANKLPIKVVILNNRHLGMVRQWQELFYNQNYSSTNMEAQPDFVKLAEAYGAEGYRIEKGEDLRATLEKALASPNPAFIDVVVEREENVYPIVPAGAALDEMLLV; translated from the coding sequence ATGGAATGTACAGGTGCGCAGATTCTCCTTGAGTCCCTGAAAAGAGAGGGCGTTGACGTGCTGTTCGGATATCCCGGCGGCGCTGTTATTGACATTTACGATGAACTGCCGCGACATCAGGAAATCCGTCACGTGCTGGTACGGCACGAGCAAGGGGCTGTGCACGCAGCTGATGGATATGCCCGCGCCTCCGGCAAGGTTGGCGCATGCCTGGTAACCTCGGGCCCCGGCGCCACCAACACGGTGACGGGCATAGCCACAGCCTATTCCGACTCCATTCCGCTAGTAGTAATTACGGGGCAGGTGCCCACGCAACTGATTGGCAATGACGCTTTTCAGGAAGTGGACATTGTGGGCATCACCCGCCCCTGCACCAAGCATAACTTTCTGGTAAAGGACATCAACAAGCTGGCCCTTACCATACGACAGGCCTTTTACCTGGCGCGCACGGGCCGCCCCGGGCCCGTGCTCGTCGACCTGCCCAAGGACATCATGCAGGCCAAGGCCGAATTTGTATGGCCTGAAGATGTGTACATGCGCAGCTACAACCCCACCTACAAGCCCAACCTCAATCAGTTGCGGCGCTCGGTGGAAGAGCTCGCCAAGGCCGAACGCCCGGTCATTCTGGCTGGCGGCGGCGTTATAATGTCCAATGCGGCCGACGCGCTTACGAGCCTTGCCCGCAAACTGCAAATTCCCGTGACCTGTTCGCTTATGGGGCTTGGGGCATTTCCTGCCACTGATCCCCTGTGGCTCGGCATGGTGGGCATGCACGGCACCTACGCGGCCAACCTGGCCATCAATAATGCCGACGTGCTCGTGTGTGTCGGCGCGCGCTTTGACGACCGCGTCACTGGCAAGCTGGCCGGGTTTGCGCCCAAGGCCCGCATCGTTCACATCGACATAGACCCCACATCCATCCGTAAAAACGTGGAAGTGCAGGTTCCCGTGGTGGGCGACTGCCGTCTGGCCCTTGAAGGCATGGCCGAGATATGTGACGCCAAGCTTGAAGGCAAAGACTGGGCCAGCGAACATGCCGCGTGGCTTGAAGCCGTGAGAGAATGGAAAACGAGCAAGCCGCTCTGCTACCAGAAAAACCACAATATCAAGCCGCAGGAAGTTATTGAAACCCTGTATGAACTTGCCAACGGCGACGCCATCATCGCTACTGAAGTGGGGCAGCACCAGATGTGGGTGGCCCAGTTCTACACCTTCACCAAGCCGCGCACCCTGCTTACCAGCGGCGGTCTCGGCACGATGGGCTACGGCTTTCCCGCGTCCATAGGCGCACAGTTCGCCTTTCCCGACAAGAAGGTTATTACGGTGGCGGGCGACGGCTCACTGCAAATGAATATTCAGGAACTGGGCACTGTGGTGGCCAACAAGCTGCCCATCAAGGTTGTCATCCTGAACAACCGCCACCTTGGCATGGTTCGCCAGTGGCAGGAACTCTTTTACAACCAGAACTACAGTTCCACCAATATGGAAGCCCAGCCGGACTTCGTAAAATTGGCCGAAGCGTACGGAGCCGAAGGCTACCGTATCGAGAAGGGTGAAGACCTGCGCGCCACGCTTGAAAAGGCCCTGGCTTCGCCCAACCCGGCTTTTATTGACGTTGTGGTGGAGCGTGAGGAAAACGTGTACCCCATCGTGCCCGCTGGTGCGGCGCTTGATGAAATGTTGCTGGTGTAA
- a CDS encoding polyprenyl synthetase family protein has product MIQLKARLALELPAINRALDKAVDTLPEPVRPVTRHIFEAGGKRLRPLLTVLTARLLGNNNEDILDLAVTLEMLHAATLLHDDVLDNAVSRRGKPAAHTLYNVSSVILAGDALLAGANALVAQRGDPRLSHCFSEATSQTAAGEILEIASQGSVDSSAAQYEEMVRGKTAWLIRAACEMGALAAGADDKTVAAAAAYGENLGMAFQMVDDALDFAPESVTGKPTGGDVREGKLTPPLRLYRDSLSQADRKDFDAAFTSLSMTGADAEAIALRIREAGFDAAVRRQADTFLDAARHALNSLPDKSERKVMFHMADYVRDRKK; this is encoded by the coding sequence ATGATTCAACTCAAAGCACGCCTTGCACTGGAACTGCCCGCCATCAACCGCGCTCTGGACAAGGCCGTGGACACCTTGCCAGAACCCGTACGTCCGGTGACGCGCCACATCTTCGAGGCTGGCGGCAAACGCCTGCGCCCTCTGCTTACGGTGCTTACGGCACGTTTGCTGGGAAACAACAATGAAGATATCCTGGATCTGGCCGTCACCCTTGAAATGCTGCATGCCGCCACCCTGCTGCACGACGATGTGCTGGACAACGCCGTAAGCCGCCGGGGCAAACCCGCGGCCCATACGCTCTACAACGTGTCCAGCGTCATCCTGGCTGGCGATGCCCTGCTGGCAGGCGCCAATGCCCTTGTGGCCCAAAGGGGCGATCCGCGCCTTTCGCACTGTTTTTCCGAGGCCACAAGTCAGACAGCTGCAGGCGAAATTCTTGAAATCGCGTCCCAGGGCAGTGTGGATTCCAGCGCCGCCCAGTATGAAGAAATGGTGCGCGGCAAAACGGCATGGCTTATCCGCGCCGCCTGTGAAATGGGCGCGCTGGCAGCAGGAGCCGACGACAAGACCGTGGCCGCTGCCGCCGCCTACGGCGAAAACCTTGGCATGGCCTTTCAGATGGTGGACGACGCGCTGGACTTTGCCCCCGAAAGCGTTACGGGCAAGCCCACTGGCGGCGACGTGCGCGAAGGCAAGCTGACCCCGCCCCTGCGCCTCTACCGCGACAGCCTGAGCCAGGCTGACCGCAAAGATTTTGACGCGGCCTTTACCAGCCTGAGCATGACCGGGGCCGACGCCGAGGCCATTGCACTGCGCATACGCGAGGCAGGCTTTGACGCCGCCGTTCGCCGTCAGGCCGATACTTTTCTTGACGCGGCAAGGCATGCCCTCAACAGCCTGCCCGACAAGTCCGAGCGCAAGGTCATGTTCCACATGGCCGACTATGTGCGCGACAGAAAGAAATAA